One Monomorium pharaonis isolate MP-MQ-018 chromosome 4, ASM1337386v2, whole genome shotgun sequence DNA segment encodes these proteins:
- the LOC105829576 gene encoding 26S proteasome non-ATPase regulatory subunit 2, protein MFIIMYQHFTSFFDIKNEEDKRLQEELLQAVDVLKVNKAMLLSLNHLRMLIRTSTTSMTSVPKPLKYLRNFYPTLRGIYGGLKREEAKIRFAEMLSVLALAGATPGSRDCLDFCIKGAVDNPGEWGHEYVRQLETEIVDEWTNAPIKEELEIKKRLTPLIKSILAFDMRHNAEIQACDLCLEIDELNFLEEYLEPTNFARVCHYLISCAAYSEDMERRQILEFATEQYLKFNEYTRAILVALQLANSELVFKCFTACPDSLTRSQLAFILARLQDQPLRTEYHGDDAKDIEAILSNGHVNTHFQILARELDILEPKLPEDIYKSWLLGGFKQIEHDSARANLAASFVSGFMHAGFGQDKLMANTSDCWVYKNKEHGMLSATASLGLIHMWDVDGGLIPIDKYLYTNEDYVKSGALLAIGLVNCGIRNECDPALALLSEYVKSSSQILRIGAIMGLALAYAGSRRKDVTELLSGALADEQNNIQVLSLIAISLGLVNVGSGDSDVSSAILLKLLGLSMKELVITHSRFLSLALGMIYMGTRDAIETPSAALEALPEPYNFASQTMLQICAYAGTGDVLIVQELLRICSEVIEEITSIKTTPQSTPIPSCCDQTRLQKLEKNKKNDSQSEESVKDIGTAQAIASLGVGVVGLGEGKENSRIFGQVGRYGPTPARRAMPLALALSSLSNADPAILDVLNKYSHDQDADVALNAIFALGLVGAGTNNARLATMLRQLAAYHAKNPSHLFLVRISQGLVHLGKGTLSLSPLRYASKVLDYTALAGLMVVLVACLDCRNLILSQSHYLIYCLAIAMEPRWLVTVDENLKNLPVSVRVGQSVDIVGKAGNPKSIVGGHVQTTPVLLCANEKAELVSDQYEPLSSILEGFVILREKHAATS, encoded by the exons atgtttattattatgtaccAACATTTTACTTCATTTTTCGATATAAAGAATGAAGAAGATAAGAGATTACAGGAAGAATTGCTACAAGCAGTCGAcgtattaaaagtaaataa AGCTATGTTACTGTCGTTAAATCACCTGAGAATGCTGATACGTACGTCCACAACTTCGATGACTTCCGTTCCAAAACCTCTCAAATACTTGAGAAACTTTTATCCGACTTTGCGGGGCATATATGGAGGACTCAAGAGGGAAGAGGCAAAAATACGCTTTGCAGAAATGTTAAGTGTACTCGCTCTCGCTGGAGCTACTCCGGGATCCAGAGACTGTCTggatttttgtattaaaggaGCTGTGGATAATCCTGGAGAATGGGGCCACGAATACGTGAGACAACTCGAGACAGAGATCGTTGATGAATGGACGAATGCGCCGATTAAGGAAGAGCttgaaattaa AAAGCGCCTTACGCCGTTAATCAAAAGCATCCTTGCATTTGATATGAGACACAATGCGGAAATACAAGCGTGCGATTTGTGCTTGGAGATTGATGAGCTGAATTTTCTCGAAGAATATTTGGAGCCTACAAACTTTGCACGAGTGTGTCACTATTTAATTAGCTGCGCAGCCTACAG CGAGGATATGGAAAGAAGACAGATATTAGAATTTGCAACGGAGCAATATCTGAAGTTTAACGAGTATACAAGAGCAATTTTGGTAGCGCTGCAACTTGCAAATTCGGAACTTGTTTTCAAGTGCTTCACCGCTTGCCCCGACTCTTTGACGAGAAGTCAACTGGCCTTTATCCTCGCCCGTCTGCAA GATCAACCTCTGAGAACGGAGTATCATGGAGACGACGCCAAAGATATCGAAGCGATTCTCAGCAATGGCCACGTGAATACCCACTTTCAAATTCTTGCTAGAGAACTTGACATACTTGAGCCAAAACTCCCGGAAGATATTTACAAAAGCTGGCTCCTAGGTGGATTTAAACAAATAGAGCACGATTCGGCTAGGGCGAATTTAGCGGCGAGCTTCGTTTCCGGTTTCATGCATGCGGGTTTCGGCCAAGACAAGCTAATGGCAAACACGTCGGACTGTTGGGTGTATAAAAATAAG GAACACGGAATGTTGTCAGCAACCGCTTCTCTAGGCCTGATACACATGTGGGACGTCGACGGCGGATTAATTCCTATTGACAA gtaTCTTTACACGAACGAAGACTACGTGAAATCTGGCGCCTTGCTAGCGATCGGACTGGTGAATTGCGGAATTCGTAATGAATGTGACCCGGCTTTGGCGCTTCTCAGTGAATACGTTAAGTCGAGCAGCCAGATCCTTCGCATAGGAGCCATCATGGGATTAGCTCTGGCTTATGCCGGTTCCAGAAGAAAAGACGTCACTGAACTTCTTTCAGGAGCTTTAGCCGATGAACAAA ataatattcAAGTGTTGTCGCTGATTGCCATCTCCTTGGGCCTTGTGAATGTTGGTTCAGGGGACTCCGATGTATCTTCAGCTATCCTGTTGAAATTATTGGGATTATCTATGAAGGAACTCGTTATCACGCATTCTAG aTTTCTATCATTAGCCTTGGGAATGATTTATATGGGAACCCGGGATGCCATAGAAACGCCATCCGCGGCACTCGAAGCTTTGCCAGAACCGTACAACTTTGCTTCACAAACTATGTTACAA ATTTGTGCGTACGCAGGAACCGGCGACGTATTAATAGTACAAGAATTATTAAGGATTTGCTCGGAAGTAATCGAAGAAATAACAAGCATAAAAACGACACCTCAGAGTACTCCGATACCAAGTTGCTGTGACCAAACAAGATTACAAAagttagaaaagaataaaaaaaacgacAGCCAATCTGAGGAATCTGTGAA GGATATTGGAACTGCGCAAGCTATAGCATCCCTTGGAGTAGGTGTAGTTGGACTCGGGGAGGGAAAAGAAAACTCAAGAATCTTTGGTCAG GTCGGAAGATACGGTCCAACACCAGCGCGACGCGCTATGCCCCTCGCATTGGCATTATCCTCTCTGTCAAATGCCGACCCAGCAATCTTGGACGTATTGAATAAGTACAGCCACGACCAAGATGCCGATGTCGCTCTGAATGCGATCTTCGCTCTCGGGTTAGTAGGTGCTGGAACCAATAATGCACGATTAGCGACGATGTTGAGACAACTGGCAGCTTATCACGCGAAAAATCCATCTCATCTGTTCCTCGTGCGCATTTCTCAGGGTTTGGTGCACCTGGGCAAG GGTACTTTGTCTTTATCGCCTTTACGATACGCTTCGAAAGTTTTAGACTACACTGCTCTGGCTGGTTTGATGGTTGTCCTCGTTGCGTGTTTAGATTGCAGAAATCTTATATTATCTCAgtctcattatttaatatactgcTTGGCGATTGCAATGGAGCCAAGATGGTTAGTTACCGTAGATGAAAATCTTAAG AACCTACCAGTGTCGGTGAGAGTCGGTCAAAGCGTGGACATTGTAGGGAAAGCAGGTAATCCGAAATCCATTGTCGGTGGTCATGTACAAACTACACCAGTCTTACTGTGCGCGAACGAAAAGGCGGAATTAGTATCGGACCAATATGAGCCGCTTTCCAGTATACTGGAAGGTTTCGTGATCCTTCGTGAGAAA CATGCTGCAACGAGTTAA